One genomic segment of Tubulanus polymorphus chromosome 4, tnTubPoly1.2, whole genome shotgun sequence includes these proteins:
- the LOC141904380 gene encoding cation channel sperm-associated protein 3-like, whose product MEPGLNGDGLEFEDFDENEKKRKVRFDANFHRYIKTITDSIFFNGFIMFTIGLNSLEMALETNEDLKYRWRDAFFYMDETFLAIYTVEFLMKLYAEPIGYWKSSFDLFDFVVLVLSYIQVILDSSGTSGLEGLRVLRALRTLRTLRTISFVRGLQVLVIALISTIRKSVINIVILLFIMMFLFAIMGYYFFGYREESDLENWGNITVALKSLFTYVTLDGWTDIQDKLDELGMDGGRVFSFAFIMLGHFIFFNIFIAVIIMNISDATENYKNEQRAERETVLRHKKEFMMQRQHNDVKQMMQRQKVGHFTNFQDMVQDFQSSLRHDDYVMMNDLCGNLIWMEMFVTSLDHMDNTMYRLQQLHYESANILGAVLDQRLRKRYGT is encoded by the exons ATGGAACCGGGACTTAATGGCGACGGTCTGGAATTCGaagatttcgatgaaaatgaaaagaaacgtAAAGTTAGATTCGATGCTAATTTTCACAGATACATCAAAACGATCACCGATTCCATATTCTTCAACGGATTTATCATGTTCACGATCGGTTTGAATTCTCTCGAAATGGCTTTAGAAACAaatgaagatttgaaatatcgcTGGAGAGACGCATTTTTCTACATGGATGAAACATTTCTTGCCATCTATACGGTCGAAttcttgatgaaactttacGCCGAGCCGATTGGGTATTGGAAGAGTAGTTTTGATCTGTTTGATTTTGTTGTATTGGTTCTCAGCTATATTCAGGTGATATTAGATTCATCTGGAACCAGTGGTCTGGAAGGGTTAAGAGTCTTACGCGCCCTGCGGACATTGCGTACTCTTAGGACCATTTCATTCGTAAGGGGATTGCAG GTTTTGGTTATAGCATTAATCAGTACAATCAGGAAGTCAGTGATTAACATCGTGATTCTGCTGTTCATAATGATGTTTCTATTCGCAATTATGGGCTACTATTTTTTCGGTTATCGCGAAGAAAGTGATCTTGAGAACTGGGGGAATATCACTGTAGCGctgaaatctttatttacttatgtCACG TTGGACGGTTGGACAGATATTCAAGATAAACTCGATGAATTAGGGATGGACGGAGGACGCGTTTTCTCATTCGCCTTCATCATGTTGGGTCATTTCATattcttcaatattttcatcgctGTTATTATCATGAATATCAGCGACGCCACAGAAAACTACAAG aacgAGCAAAGAGCGGAACGGGAAACCGTGTTGCGTCACAAGAAGGAATTTATGATGCAGAGACAACACAACGACGTCAAACAGATGATGCAGCGTCAG aaAGTCGGACACTTCACGAATTTTCAGGATATGGTACAAGATTTCCAAAGCTCATTGAGACACGATGATTATGTAATGATGAATGATTTATGCGGTAATTTAATCTGGATGGAAATGTTTGTAACGTCTTTAGATCACATGGATAATACAATGTACAG ATTACAGCAATTACACTATGAATCAGCGAATATCTTAGGAGCGGTTTTAGATCAACGGCTTAGAAAGCGATACGGTACATAG
- the LOC141904381 gene encoding paladin-like produces the protein MVRTNHVAPIIIKNCKEEFQHVVDFKDPIVYGRVADNMPEHPMVRNKYFMALDVGHKVDQLGTLKQYKAPNVRYAKGDLPVYGLGQPTLEGLELLIGNLKDDGYQDIFVINLRAEPVLFLRDGYDLVPCTPRCQNSLNELPIDTSMSAEEVDAFEVKIRKEIIDLSTLDADNKFWFYEDIEMSDIKPPRQSLVKYEDDLSVSEEIFCRPTFTEPGLRYVRMCLPLNGAPKERDIDAFINIFKDTPYFFEQKYKDFPVLMFICQTGVGRSNIGMVLGSLVYSNLHGFPVETQRSRHPISDKTANYERGEFRIIQQLTQMIVDGQIRKQEVDSAIDMCSQLYNLRTELYKSKQLLESIQEDYVVEGVGAKDFYRKKATDLLECYFYLICFNAYLNEQYSKLFNLTFEKWMKSHINLTRLLSQLDISERKADPTILSRAHRYLVMDDYICLDVLSSQMDVKVSNFRRIQALPVYGMAQPCRQGLSTVYSHLTTKKQGHPYVVFFNLRDDVTLECNGITYSYRDPSKLDLPITLPGISATEIESIEDIYKKEVKKKKSFEVYKELNAPRELVEFQKVSTCLDLFEQQREESPELLYYRIPICDDRAIEEKDIDQLVSILSNIESIDCDEFGPALVFFCRTGKGRTTTAMAIAGLIVCHRKGFPYGTKPGEEERVSLPNAAFTKGDFQIVQRLVRRIPNGQQVKREVDFILDQCSETMTPMHYHIREEIFVTYNWLKKAKSDEERQFTKRRSLDYLERYLYLILFNAYLHSERASMWERPFSVWLKEIGGRVGFYDILDDLAFYDFESKPCELRHIRNRWRLPASKIPFTGVFH, from the exons ATGGTTCGTACGAATCATGTggcaccaataatcatcaaaaactgtaaagaagaatttcagcATGTCGTAGATTTCAAAGATCCCATTGTTTATGGTAGAGTGGCGGACAATATGCCAGAACATCCTATGGTTAGG aataaatatttcatggCTCTGGATGTTGGGCATAAAGTCGATCAGTTAGGAACGTTGAAACAGTATAAAGCGCCCAATGTCCGCTACGCTAAGGGTGATCTGCCGGTTTATGGTTTAGGGCAGCCGACACTGGAAGGGCTCGAACTACTAATCGGTAATCTTAAAGATGACGGGTATCAG gaTATATTTGTGATTAATTTGAGAGCTGAACCGGTATTATTTCTGAGAGATGGCTATGATTTAGTGCCTTGTACTCCGCGCTGTCAGAACAGTTTGAACGAATTACCGATAGATACGTCAATGTCGGCTGAAGAGGTCGACGCGTTCGAGGTGAAAATCAGAAAAGAG ATAATCGATTTGTCGACACTTGACGCtgataataaattctggttttatgAAGATATTGAAATGTCAGATATAAAACCACCACGGCAGTCATTAGTGAAGTACGAAGACGATCTCAGTGTATCAGAGGAGATTTTCTGTAGACCTACCTTCACTGAACCCGGACTCAG ATATGTGCGAATGTGCCTTCCTCTAAATGGAGCTCCAAAAGAACGCGATATTGACGCgtttatcaatatattcaaG GACACACCTTACTTCTTCgaacaaaaatataaagatTTCCCGGTGTTGATGTTTATTTGTCAGACAGGTGTCGGCAGGTCTAATATCGGTATGGTACTCGGTAGTCTGGTATATTCAAACCTGCACGGATTCCCTGTAGAAACTCAGCGATCCAGGCATCCTATAAGTGATAAAACTGCGAACTATGAAAGAGGagaatttagaatcattcaaCAGTTAACTCAGATGATCGTCGATGGACAAATCAGGAAACAGGAAGTCGACTCGGCTATTGATATGTGTTCGCAGTTGTATAATCTAAGAACTGAACTTTATAAAAGTAAACAACTGCTAGAAAGTATCCAAGAGGATTATGTCGTAGAG GGAGTTGGTGCTAAGGATTTCTACAGAAAGAAAGCCACAGATTTACTAGAATGTTACTtctatttgatttgttttaacGCTTATCTTAACGAACAA TATTCGAAATTGTTTAATTTGACGTTTGAGAAATGGATGAAATCCCACATCAATCTTACTCGTTTACTGAGTCAATTAGACATTTCTGAAAGGAAGGCGGATCCAACAATATTGAGCAGAGCTCATCGATATCTG GTTATGGATGACTATATTTGTTTGGATGTTTTAAGTTCACAAATGGATGTAAAAGTATCAAACTTCCGTCGCATACAGGCTCTTCCTGTGTATGGTATGGCTCAACCATGCCGCCAG GGTCTTTCAACCGTTTACAGTCACTTAACTACTAAAAAACAGGGCCATCCGTACGTGGTGTTCTTTAACCTGAGAGACGACGTCACACTAGAATGTAACGGTATTACCTATAGTTACAGAGATCCATCAAAACTAGATTTACCGATTACATTACCAGGCATATCAGCGACTGAAATTGAG AGCATTGAAGATATTTACAAGAAAGaagtgaaaaaaaagaaatcttttGAG GTCTATAAAGAGTTGAATGCACCTCGTGAACTGGTAGAgtttcaaaaagtttcaacGTGTTTGGACCTGTTTGAGCAGCAAAGAGAGGAATCGCCGGAACTGTTGTATTATAGGATTCCTATATGTGATGATCGAGCAATTGAAGAAAAg gaTATTGATCAGTTGGTATCTATATTAAGTAACATTGAAAGTATAGATTGCGATGAATTTGGACCTGCACTGGTGTTTTTCTGTCGTACTGGTAAAGGTCGCACGACGACAGCTATGGCAATCGCTGGTCTCATCGTTTGTCACAGGAAG gGATTCCCGTATGGAACTAAACCCGGCGAGGAGGAGCGAGTCTCACTTCCAAATGCTGCTTTTACTAAAGGGGATTTCCAG ATAGTACAGCGCCTGGTGCGTCGAATCCCGAATGGACAACAAGTCAAACGAGAAGTCGATTTTATACTGGATCAATGTTCAGAAACAATGACACCAATGCACTATCACATACGCGAAGAGATATTTGTCACTTATAATTGG TTGAAAAAGGCGAAATCAGACGAAGAAAGGCAGTTTACAAAACGTCGCAGTTTAGATTATCTGGAACGTTATCtttatttgatattgtttAATGCGTATCTTCACTCAGAGAGGGCGTCTATGTGGGAGCGTCCATTCAGTGTCTGGCTAAAAGAG ATCGGTGGTCGAGTTGGTTTTTACGATATTCTCGATGACTTAGCATTTTACGATTTCGAGTCGAAGCCCTGTGAATTACGTCACATCCGCAATCGATGGCGACTTCCAGCTTCGAAGATCCCATTCACCGGAGTGTTCCATTAG
- the LOC141904382 gene encoding zinc finger protein 488-like, whose amino-acid sequence MGLMAIDEIPFGETFGPIPPMMTLTDPAYLIGHMTLDKYPDIPMTKVDLVTLKDTSKMMEWLPFINPSRDEHEMNVEVFSKDRHIYYRVIKTIYQNQPITAWYSRQFALILGIPEVQPFYVKEDGLMTCPMCNCKFHYPNTLRAHMRFKCDFRRRVTSSVNGLDLTKNPTMFTISNQHPRGFCTTDFSKIGQHKTLASPNKAPDKVTSHSISNLLQDTDRKRKWRVEVDNEDFPPKRRAEVMSDDDDDDDIIDVGTHVTDVICLDKNQNVNNISETSNENDKSEQKDKCNSGSAFRKVEKSQSPKNPISPPGDNSRNYPSMPGLTPVRTPIVTSPVRISENDIPTPLNITTGYRPQFNAFPVNIRSQILPPVSVATAGYTENFPINLSDAHAHRLQMKATSFTRPPLPETLDRPLATPSGSKMQMYSDMQIPGLQPHNMKPTNPMVERLLTLPPLLPSSMNMVNVPSLQNWCAKCNATFRMTSDLVYHMRSHHKREFDPVKRKREEKLKCTVCNETFKERHHLTRHMSSHA is encoded by the exons ATGGGACTCATGGCAATAGACGAGATCCCGTTCGGAGAAACCTTCGGACCAATACCGCCCATGATGACATTGACTGACCCGGCGTATCTGATAGGTCACATGACCTTGGATAAATACCCAGATATTCCCATGACAAAG GTTGATCTGGTAACGCTTAAAGACACGAGTAAGATGATGGAATGGTTACCATTTATAAACCCGTCACGTGACGAACATGAAATGAATGTAGAGGTTTTCAGTAAAGACCGACATATTTATTACAGAgtaattaaaacaatttatcaaaatcagcCAATCACAGCCTGGTATAGCAGACAGTTTGCGTTAATACTCGGTATCCCGGAAGTGCAGCCGTTTTATGTCAAAG AAGATGGTTTGATGACGTGTCCAATGTGCAACTGTAAATTCCACTACCCGAACACTCTCCGTGCTCACATGAGATTTAAATGTGACTTCCGGCGTCGCGTCACTTCCAGTGTGAATGGCCTTGACCTTACTAAAAACCCAACCATGTTTACGATAAGCAATCAACACCCACGCGGATTTTGTACAACAGACTTCtctaaaataggacaacataaaacattggCGTCACCAAATAAAGCGCCCGATAAAGTGACGTCGCATTCGATCAGTAATTTACTACAAGACACGGACAGGAAGAGAAAATGGCGCGTGGAAGTTGACAATGAGGATTTCCCGCCGAAGCGTCGAGCGGAAGTGATGtcagatgatgatgacgatgatgacatcatcgatgTTGGCACTCATGTGACTGACGTCATCTGTTtggataaaaatcaaaatgtaaaCAATATTTCTGAAACGtcgaatgaaaatgataaatctgaacaaaaagacaaatgtAACTCCGGAAGTGCGTTCAGGAAAGTCGAAAAATCCCAATCGCCAAAAAACCCAATATCACCGCCTGGTGACAATTCAAGGAACTATCCTTCAATGCCAGGTTTAACACCTGTCCGAACTCCTATCGTGACGTCACCAGTGagaatatcagaaaatgacaTTCCAACGCCGTTAAACATTACTACCGGATATAGACCACAATTCAACGCGTTTCCGGTTAATATTCGTTCTCAAATTTTACCACCCGTTTCCGTAGCAACCGCGGGATACACCGAAAACTTCCCAATAAATTTATCAGATGCGCACGCGCATCGTTTACAAATGAAAGCAACGAGTTTCACTCGACCACCATTACCGGAAACTCTCGACCGGCCACTAGCGACTCCTAGTGGTAGTAAAATGCAAATGTACTCAGATATGCAAATACCCGGACTACAGCCGCATAATATGAAACCTACGAATCCGATGGTGGAACGCTTACTAACTCTACCCCCTCTATTACCTTCGTCTATGAACATGGTTAATGTTCCCTCGTTACAGAATTGGTGCGCAAAATGCAACGCGACCTTCCGAATGACGAGCGATTTAGTTTATCACATGAGATCACATCACAAACGAGAATTCGATCCGGTCAAACGAAAACGAGAAGAGAAGTTAAAATGCACCGTTTGCAATGAAACATTTAAAGAAAGACATCATTTAACGCGACATATGTCTTCACACGCTTAG